The following coding sequences are from one Dromaius novaehollandiae isolate bDroNov1 chromosome 24, bDroNov1.hap1, whole genome shotgun sequence window:
- the HP1BP3 gene encoding heterochromatin protein 1-binding protein 3 isoform X1 yields the protein MATDLSEAEPVHHKALPLLTGAQLIHTDKLSEKVEDDTMPIRRSVNSSSRETPPKSKPAEGEEVKADPEVSSEESASVGEERENETLPAASSEAEQPKEPENEGKGETKSSEETKKDEKDQSKEKEKKVKKTIPAWATLSASQLARAQKQTQMAASSRPKMDAILTEAIKACFQKSGASVVAIRKYIIHKYPSLELERRGYLLKQALKRELERGIIRQVKGKGASGSFVVVSNAGKTVPKARDRKKSTSASTPEQQVKLEDILPLAFTRLCEPKEASYSLIKKYVSQYYPKLKVDVRPQLLKNALQRAVEKGQLEQITGKGASGTFQLKKSGEKPLLGGTLMEDAILSAIAAMNEPKTCSTTALKKYILENHPGTNSNFQVHLLKRTLQKCEKNGWMEQISGKGFSGTFQLCFPYYPSPGVLYPEKQQDEDSEESDEEEEEESEEEEESEEEESEEEEPPPKKRMQKRPPPKSRSRAPPMKRRESKPKPRKTPAARRGKAKPPPKVKTPAKKAKPAAPAIKKPSGGSSSKKPAASGRKEVKPSAKGKATMRKSLRAKK from the exons GTGAATTCTTCTTCCCGGGAAACTCCTCCCAAAAGCAAACCTGCTGAAGGTGAGGAGGTCAAAGCAG ATCCAGAAGTCAGCTCTGAGGAATCTGCCTCTGTTGGAGAAGAACGAGAGAATGAAACCCTGCCTGCTGCGTCCAGTGAAGCAGAACAGCCAAAGGAACCTGAGAATGAAGGGAAGGGGGAAACAAAGTCCTCAGAGGAAACCAAAAAGGA CGAGAAGGATCAGTctaaggaaaaggagaagaaggtgaaaAAGACCATTCCTGCATGGGCTACTCTTTCTGCTAGCCAGCTAGCTAGAGCACAAAAGCAAACTCAGATGGCTGCCTCCTCGCGTCCCAAGATGGATGCTATTTTAACTGAGGCCATCAAG GCATGCTTTCAAAAGAGTGGTGCATCGGTGGTTGCAATACGCAAATACATCATCCACAAATACCCTTCCCTGGAGCTTGAGAGGAGAGGCTATCTTCTAAAGCAAGCGTTGAAAAGGGAGCTGGAGAGAGGAATCATTAGACAG gtGAAAGGGAAGGGAGCTTCTGGGAGCTTTGTGGTAGTGTCTAATGCAGGAAAAACTGTTCCCAAAGCCAGAGACAGAAAG AAAAGCACTTCTGCTTCGACTCCAGAGCAACAGGTCAAGCTGGAGGACATCTTGCCACTGGCGTTCACCCGCCTTTGTGAGCCGAAGGAAGCTTCTTACAGCCTGATCAAGAAATACGTGTCTCAGTATTACCCCAAGCTCAAAGTAGATGTAAG ACCCCAGCTGTTGAAGAATGCCCTGCAGAGAGCTGTAGAGAAAGGCCAGTTAGAGCAGATCACAGGGAAAGGAGCATCTGGGACATTCCAG CTGAAGAAATCAGGGGAGAAGCCCCTGCTGGGTGGGACTCTGATGGAAGATGCCATCCTGTCTGCTATCGCTGCCATGAATGAACCGAAGACCTGCTCCACCACAGCGCTGAAGAAGTATATCCTGGAAAACCACCCAGGGACCAACTCCAACTTCCAGG TGCATCTACTGAAGAGAACCCTGCAGAAATGTGAGAAGAATGGATGGATGGAGCAAATTTCTGGAAAGGGCTTCAGTGGAACTTTTCAGCTCTGCTTCCCGTATTATCCTAG CCCAGGTGTGCTCTacccagagaagcagcaggatgAGGATTCTGAGGAATctgatgaggaagaagaggaggagtctgaggaggaagaagaatctGAAGAGGAGGAGTCTGAGGAGGAAGAGCCACCACCAAAGAAGAG GATGCAGAAGAGACCTCCTCCAAAATCACGGAGCAGGGCTCCCCCCATGAAGCGAAGGGAGTCCAAGCCCAAGCCGAGAAAAACCCCTGCAGCCCGCCGGGGGAAAGCAAAGCCCCCCCCCAAGGTCAAAACTCCTGCTAAGAAAGCCAAACCAGCAGCCCCAGCCATCAAGAAACCCTCCGGTGGCAGCTCTTCCAAGAAACCAGCAGCCAGCGGGAGAAAGGAAGTGAAACCCTCTGCCAAGGGCAAAGCCACCATGAGGAAATCTCTCCGGGCAAAAAAGTAA
- the HP1BP3 gene encoding heterochromatin protein 1-binding protein 3 isoform X2 — MATDLSEAEPVHHKALPLLTGAQLIHTDKLSEKVEDDTMPIRRSVNSSSRETPPKSKPAEDPEVSSEESASVGEERENETLPAASSEAEQPKEPENEGKGETKSSEETKKDEKDQSKEKEKKVKKTIPAWATLSASQLARAQKQTQMAASSRPKMDAILTEAIKACFQKSGASVVAIRKYIIHKYPSLELERRGYLLKQALKRELERGIIRQVKGKGASGSFVVVSNAGKTVPKARDRKKSTSASTPEQQVKLEDILPLAFTRLCEPKEASYSLIKKYVSQYYPKLKVDVRPQLLKNALQRAVEKGQLEQITGKGASGTFQLKKSGEKPLLGGTLMEDAILSAIAAMNEPKTCSTTALKKYILENHPGTNSNFQVHLLKRTLQKCEKNGWMEQISGKGFSGTFQLCFPYYPSPGVLYPEKQQDEDSEESDEEEEEESEEEEESEEEESEEEEPPPKKRMQKRPPPKSRSRAPPMKRRESKPKPRKTPAARRGKAKPPPKVKTPAKKAKPAAPAIKKPSGGSSSKKPAASGRKEVKPSAKGKATMRKSLRAKK; from the exons GTGAATTCTTCTTCCCGGGAAACTCCTCCCAAAAGCAAACCTGCTGAAG ATCCAGAAGTCAGCTCTGAGGAATCTGCCTCTGTTGGAGAAGAACGAGAGAATGAAACCCTGCCTGCTGCGTCCAGTGAAGCAGAACAGCCAAAGGAACCTGAGAATGAAGGGAAGGGGGAAACAAAGTCCTCAGAGGAAACCAAAAAGGA CGAGAAGGATCAGTctaaggaaaaggagaagaaggtgaaaAAGACCATTCCTGCATGGGCTACTCTTTCTGCTAGCCAGCTAGCTAGAGCACAAAAGCAAACTCAGATGGCTGCCTCCTCGCGTCCCAAGATGGATGCTATTTTAACTGAGGCCATCAAG GCATGCTTTCAAAAGAGTGGTGCATCGGTGGTTGCAATACGCAAATACATCATCCACAAATACCCTTCCCTGGAGCTTGAGAGGAGAGGCTATCTTCTAAAGCAAGCGTTGAAAAGGGAGCTGGAGAGAGGAATCATTAGACAG gtGAAAGGGAAGGGAGCTTCTGGGAGCTTTGTGGTAGTGTCTAATGCAGGAAAAACTGTTCCCAAAGCCAGAGACAGAAAG AAAAGCACTTCTGCTTCGACTCCAGAGCAACAGGTCAAGCTGGAGGACATCTTGCCACTGGCGTTCACCCGCCTTTGTGAGCCGAAGGAAGCTTCTTACAGCCTGATCAAGAAATACGTGTCTCAGTATTACCCCAAGCTCAAAGTAGATGTAAG ACCCCAGCTGTTGAAGAATGCCCTGCAGAGAGCTGTAGAGAAAGGCCAGTTAGAGCAGATCACAGGGAAAGGAGCATCTGGGACATTCCAG CTGAAGAAATCAGGGGAGAAGCCCCTGCTGGGTGGGACTCTGATGGAAGATGCCATCCTGTCTGCTATCGCTGCCATGAATGAACCGAAGACCTGCTCCACCACAGCGCTGAAGAAGTATATCCTGGAAAACCACCCAGGGACCAACTCCAACTTCCAGG TGCATCTACTGAAGAGAACCCTGCAGAAATGTGAGAAGAATGGATGGATGGAGCAAATTTCTGGAAAGGGCTTCAGTGGAACTTTTCAGCTCTGCTTCCCGTATTATCCTAG CCCAGGTGTGCTCTacccagagaagcagcaggatgAGGATTCTGAGGAATctgatgaggaagaagaggaggagtctgaggaggaagaagaatctGAAGAGGAGGAGTCTGAGGAGGAAGAGCCACCACCAAAGAAGAG GATGCAGAAGAGACCTCCTCCAAAATCACGGAGCAGGGCTCCCCCCATGAAGCGAAGGGAGTCCAAGCCCAAGCCGAGAAAAACCCCTGCAGCCCGCCGGGGGAAAGCAAAGCCCCCCCCCAAGGTCAAAACTCCTGCTAAGAAAGCCAAACCAGCAGCCCCAGCCATCAAGAAACCCTCCGGTGGCAGCTCTTCCAAGAAACCAGCAGCCAGCGGGAGAAAGGAAGTGAAACCCTCTGCCAAGGGCAAAGCCACCATGAGGAAATCTCTCCGGGCAAAAAAGTAA
- the HP1BP3 gene encoding heterochromatin protein 1-binding protein 3 isoform X3 — MPIRRSVNSSSRETPPKSKPAEGEEVKADPEVSSEESASVGEERENETLPAASSEAEQPKEPENEGKGETKSSEETKKDEKDQSKEKEKKVKKTIPAWATLSASQLARAQKQTQMAASSRPKMDAILTEAIKACFQKSGASVVAIRKYIIHKYPSLELERRGYLLKQALKRELERGIIRQVKGKGASGSFVVVSNAGKTVPKARDRKKSTSASTPEQQVKLEDILPLAFTRLCEPKEASYSLIKKYVSQYYPKLKVDVRPQLLKNALQRAVEKGQLEQITGKGASGTFQLKKSGEKPLLGGTLMEDAILSAIAAMNEPKTCSTTALKKYILENHPGTNSNFQVHLLKRTLQKCEKNGWMEQISGKGFSGTFQLCFPYYPSPGVLYPEKQQDEDSEESDEEEEEESEEEEESEEEESEEEEPPPKKRMQKRPPPKSRSRAPPMKRRESKPKPRKTPAARRGKAKPPPKVKTPAKKAKPAAPAIKKPSGGSSSKKPAASGRKEVKPSAKGKATMRKSLRAKK, encoded by the exons GTGAATTCTTCTTCCCGGGAAACTCCTCCCAAAAGCAAACCTGCTGAAGGTGAGGAGGTCAAAGCAG ATCCAGAAGTCAGCTCTGAGGAATCTGCCTCTGTTGGAGAAGAACGAGAGAATGAAACCCTGCCTGCTGCGTCCAGTGAAGCAGAACAGCCAAAGGAACCTGAGAATGAAGGGAAGGGGGAAACAAAGTCCTCAGAGGAAACCAAAAAGGA CGAGAAGGATCAGTctaaggaaaaggagaagaaggtgaaaAAGACCATTCCTGCATGGGCTACTCTTTCTGCTAGCCAGCTAGCTAGAGCACAAAAGCAAACTCAGATGGCTGCCTCCTCGCGTCCCAAGATGGATGCTATTTTAACTGAGGCCATCAAG GCATGCTTTCAAAAGAGTGGTGCATCGGTGGTTGCAATACGCAAATACATCATCCACAAATACCCTTCCCTGGAGCTTGAGAGGAGAGGCTATCTTCTAAAGCAAGCGTTGAAAAGGGAGCTGGAGAGAGGAATCATTAGACAG gtGAAAGGGAAGGGAGCTTCTGGGAGCTTTGTGGTAGTGTCTAATGCAGGAAAAACTGTTCCCAAAGCCAGAGACAGAAAG AAAAGCACTTCTGCTTCGACTCCAGAGCAACAGGTCAAGCTGGAGGACATCTTGCCACTGGCGTTCACCCGCCTTTGTGAGCCGAAGGAAGCTTCTTACAGCCTGATCAAGAAATACGTGTCTCAGTATTACCCCAAGCTCAAAGTAGATGTAAG ACCCCAGCTGTTGAAGAATGCCCTGCAGAGAGCTGTAGAGAAAGGCCAGTTAGAGCAGATCACAGGGAAAGGAGCATCTGGGACATTCCAG CTGAAGAAATCAGGGGAGAAGCCCCTGCTGGGTGGGACTCTGATGGAAGATGCCATCCTGTCTGCTATCGCTGCCATGAATGAACCGAAGACCTGCTCCACCACAGCGCTGAAGAAGTATATCCTGGAAAACCACCCAGGGACCAACTCCAACTTCCAGG TGCATCTACTGAAGAGAACCCTGCAGAAATGTGAGAAGAATGGATGGATGGAGCAAATTTCTGGAAAGGGCTTCAGTGGAACTTTTCAGCTCTGCTTCCCGTATTATCCTAG CCCAGGTGTGCTCTacccagagaagcagcaggatgAGGATTCTGAGGAATctgatgaggaagaagaggaggagtctgaggaggaagaagaatctGAAGAGGAGGAGTCTGAGGAGGAAGAGCCACCACCAAAGAAGAG GATGCAGAAGAGACCTCCTCCAAAATCACGGAGCAGGGCTCCCCCCATGAAGCGAAGGGAGTCCAAGCCCAAGCCGAGAAAAACCCCTGCAGCCCGCCGGGGGAAAGCAAAGCCCCCCCCCAAGGTCAAAACTCCTGCTAAGAAAGCCAAACCAGCAGCCCCAGCCATCAAGAAACCCTCCGGTGGCAGCTCTTCCAAGAAACCAGCAGCCAGCGGGAGAAAGGAAGTGAAACCCTCTGCCAAGGGCAAAGCCACCATGAGGAAATCTCTCCGGGCAAAAAAGTAA